Proteins encoded together in one Felis catus isolate Fca126 chromosome B3, F.catus_Fca126_mat1.0, whole genome shotgun sequence window:
- the EAPP gene encoding E2F-associated phosphoprotein isoform X2 — MSRLQDDYDPYAVEEPSDEEPALSSSEDEVDVLLHGTPDQKRKLIRECLTGESESSSEDEFEKEMEAELNSTIKTMEDKLSSLETGSSSGTGKVGTALTKYYDDIYFDSDSEDEDKTATMVLEYRGHINNNSLFQIVMLS; from the exons ATGAGCCGGCTCCAGGATGACTATGACCCCTACGCAGTTGAAGAGCCTAGCGATGAGGAGCCAGCTTTGAGCAG TTCTGAAGATGAAGTGGATGTGCTTTTACATGGAACTCCTGACCAAAAACGAAAACTCATCAGAGAATGTCTTACTGGAGAAAGTGAATCATCTAGTGAAgatgaatttgaaaaagaaatggaagctgaATTAAATTCCACCATAAAAACAATGGAGGACAAGTTATCCTCTCTGGAAACAG GGTCTTCTTCAGGAACTGGAAAAGTTGGAACAGCTCTGACAAAGTACTACGATGATATATATTTTGATTCTGATTCTGAGGATGAAGACAAAACAG cTACCATGGTTTTGGAATACAGAGGCCACATCAACAACAACAGCCTGTTCCAAATAGTGATGCTGTCCTGA
- the EAPP gene encoding E2F-associated phosphoprotein isoform X1, protein MSRLQDDYDPYAVEEPSDEEPALSSSEDEVDVLLHGTPDQKRKLIRECLTGESESSSEDEFEKEMEAELNSTIKTMEDKLSSLETGSSSGTGKVGTALTKYYDDIYFDSDSEDEDKTAQVSKKKKKKRHRIPTNDELLYDPEKDNRDQAWVDAQRRGYHGFGIQRPHQQQQPVPNSDAVLNCPACMTTLCLDCQRHESYKTQYRAMFVMNCSVNKEEVLRYKTPENRKKRRGHKKMRSNREDAPEQVEAEVEEIYHPVMCTECSTEVAVYDKDEVFHFFNVLASHS, encoded by the exons ATGAGCCGGCTCCAGGATGACTATGACCCCTACGCAGTTGAAGAGCCTAGCGATGAGGAGCCAGCTTTGAGCAG TTCTGAAGATGAAGTGGATGTGCTTTTACATGGAACTCCTGACCAAAAACGAAAACTCATCAGAGAATGTCTTACTGGAGAAAGTGAATCATCTAGTGAAgatgaatttgaaaaagaaatggaagctgaATTAAATTCCACCATAAAAACAATGGAGGACAAGTTATCCTCTCTGGAAACAG GGTCTTCTTCAGGAACTGGAAAAGTTGGAACAGCTCTGACAAAGTACTACGATGATATATATTTTGATTCTGATTCTGAGGATGAAGACAAAACAG caCAGgtgagcaagaagaaaaagaagaaacgaCACAGGATTCCAACAAATGATGAATTACTGTATGATCCTGAGAAAGATAACAGAGATCAGGCCTGGGTTGATGCACAGAGAAGAGG cTACCATGGTTTTGGAATACAGAGGCCACATCAACAACAACAGCCTGTTCCAAATAGTGATGCTGTCCTGAACTGCCCTGCCTGCATGACCACACTATGCCTTGATTGCCAAAG gCATGAATCATACAAAACTCAGTATAGAGcaatgtttgtgatgaattgttcTGTCAACAAAGAGGAGGTTCTAAGATACAAAACCccagagaacaggaagaaaaggcGAGGCCATAAGAAGATGAGGTCTAATCGTGAAGATGCTCCAGAGCAGGTAGAGGCAGAAGTGGAAGAAATCTATCACCCCGTCATGTGCACCGAATGTTCCACTGAAGTGGCAGTCTATGACAAGGATGAAGTCTTtcattttttcaacgttttagcAAGTCATTCTTAA